The Helianthus annuus cultivar XRQ/B chromosome 16, HanXRQr2.0-SUNRISE, whole genome shotgun sequence genome includes a window with the following:
- the LOC110944749 gene encoding SH3 domain-containing protein C23A1.17-like: MVELPDMVVHSDSSACGSFESIASFVPPLGFGYIPCVDGDEEMELEQPAEAPVHPDDPIPVVHADHQPAQVVSEPVLAIDPVPVIDAPVVAPPAVEIPDVAPIPDPMAIFDDLAPFATHIDPRYANTSNGWIEEDDYPSYVVPVTPPTVPISAPLDIPVFPPPTSDTHCTDLPITFLQDIPSPQPGEGSSSQPFGHTPFMPGDSQFLPQIPYPDFVPPVSSTAPFVTQFPHTTSQVAVTPRTIFPVSAPRGEPFLWSSPHFIPVSDPYHPFHVGYFIEDTLTSLQLQQDALRRYVQELGRAPHPPCPCQTLSTAPHTPFASAHDSDVRFLPLNQQVAFVLRFAYELEEDLVQLRRLIFSRFPPPPPPSA; encoded by the coding sequence ATGGTTGAACTTCCTGATATGGTGGTTCATTCTGATTCGTCCGCCTGTGGTTCTTTTGAGTCGATAGCTTCCTTTGTCCCACCGTTGGGATTCGGTTACATTCCTTGTGTTGACGGTGATGAGGAGATGGAGTTGGAGCAGCCTGCTGAGGCTCCTGTTCATCCAGATGATCCGATTCCTGTTGTGCATGCTGATCATCAGCCCGCTCAAGTCGTTTCCGAGCCCGTTCTTGCCATTGACCCCGTTCCTGTCATTGATGCGCCCGTTGTTGCACCACCAGCCGTTGAGATCCCAGATGTAGCACCCATACCCGATCCCATGGCTATCTTTGATGACCTTGCACCATTTGCTACCCACATTGACCCGAGATACGCTAACACCAGCAATGGGTGGATTGAGGAGGATGACTACCCTTCGTATGTAGTCCCAGTGACTCCCCCTACCGTACCTATTTCTGCACCCCTTGATATTCCGGTATTTCCTCCACCCACATCTGATACCCATTGTACCGACCTTCCGATCACTTTCCTTCAGGACATTCCTTCGCCCCAACCTGGGGAGGGATCGTCGAGTCAGCCTTTCGGCCACACCCCATTCATGCCAGGGGATAGCCAGTTCTTACCACAGATCCCTTATCCAGATTTTGTTCCACCCGTGTCATCTACTGCACCTTTCGTGACCCAGTTTCCCCATACCACTTCACAGGTTGCAGTTACCCCACGCACCATATTTCCGGTTTCAGCCCCGAGGGGTGAGCCATTTCTATGGTCATCACCCCATTTCATACCAGTGTCCGACCCTTATCATCCCTTCCATGTCGGATACTTTATAGAGGACACGCTCACGTCACTGCAGTTACAGCAGGACGCCTTGAGGCGATATGTCCAGGAGTTGGGGAGAGCTCCACATCCCCCATGCCCTTGCCAGACTCTGTCTACAGCACCTCACACTCCTTTTGCATCAGCCCATGATTCAGATGTTCGTTTCCTCCCTCTCAATCAACAGGTTGCCTTCGTGTTGCGTTTTGCCTATGAACTTGAGGAGGACTTGGTGCAGTTGCGCCGATTGATTTTCTCTCGTTTTCCGCCTCCTCCGCCGCCATCggcataa
- the LOC110944750 gene encoding uncharacterized protein LOC110944750: MDSRKKSDVQPDRGKPPLAAKSGGSRGGIDGNPKLARRGVFKPNAGNKPINVIDELEKISVPVPVDVNVKESSPDREGFFETIQDGENFQEFLNQESEAGGSIPSIFPAAELVSGIEELSSSNLKPLSYAESVLKQEKKVNFRALACTTQHEGCDVVLPKESVRVVQQKLSNTLYGYFLGDRVAYPVVEYYVKNNWKRFGIQKTMMNANGFFFFKFSDQKGMRDALASGPWIIRSQPMFLHEWTPNVKLEKKEVKKVQVWVKIHEVPIAAYTEDGLSMIATAIGEPKLLDSYTSSMCMESWGRSSYARALIEISADKEFKEEITLAIPEMEGDSFTKETMYVEYEWSPLRCSSCCVFGHDNGSCPKMPRKKADHGKQDRMPPNQGSRKGKEIPKVDDDGYMDVPNKKTARKGGFPVNKQKPKFEYRPVITKRKDESNGQVTSSSFLSSNPFAVLNERHVERGQSSKSGIGDQEESDDEEVVEVYNETDDFLMEGTQNVKGASTPSVGVSNESHVDVGNLAKVCKSVFNRWDWTSNGSCCDKGTRIIAGWNSDMFDVFVIAQTDQIMHFQLIFKLDKKVLFCSVVYAANYYVKRREVWHQLSLHKALIGDKPWIIMGDFNSALNLEDHSMGSSSISIGMRDFQECVTEIEVFDINKSGCHFTWTQKPKNGVGVLKKIDRVMGNNSFVSEFPNSVALFHPYRLSDHCPCLVSIPTSGKPKPRSFKFANFLVFKPGFQECVKNAWDTHVDGVFQFQVVKKLRLLKSPLRSLLFKQGNLHKKVESIRRDLDSIQMDIDKNPMSADLRLKEAKVSADLQVACLDEERFLKQKSKVEWLNAGDANTKFFHASLKTRNHMTRIDAISNSQGVLFQGEDVPKVLVHHYENFLGRKENMSLQPTQDLFDKRLRSDDSNHMVRPITNEEVKMAMFSIGNDKAPGPDGYTAAFYKHAWQIIGPDVSKAIMDFFSYGKLLRELNNTLIVLIPKKPTPSSVTDYRPIACCNVLYKCISKIIADRLKNYLNQVVSINQSAFVPGRKISDNILLTQELMHNYHRNIGPPRCAFKVDIQKAYDTVDWRFLKHVLIGFGFHSKMIDWIMICVSTPTYSICVNGETHGYFKGKRGLRQGDPLSPYLFTLVMEILTRILNRAAQLDSSFRFHNKCEKQKIINLCFADDLFLFARGDIRSAKCIVESLTRFSSMSGLLPNTQKSTAFFCNVSSHVKDAILEVLPFEEGLLPVKYLGVPLISSSLRIKDCRVLLERLDQRIMNWKNKMLSFAGRLQLILSVLSSMHIYWASAFILPARVVNEIEAKMRNFLWAQEGSFHRGKAKVSWKAICVPKYEGGLGIRRLGDANKALMVSHIWSILIKRDSLWVQWIYSYRLRNRCLWNCKDTSSCSWTWRKILQLRSLVKDHIWSSLGAGTSISAWYDSWCHLGPLSAFLSPRVISNAGFRLDAMVADIFRDNSWAWPSSWRDLFPAINQLDHIRPDQNKQDRLLWKNGDKMTDYSSATVWDTIRFREQEITWTSIVWFPQCIPRHAFLVWLIMRRKLLTQDKILKWDFSRRKNMNMMCCLLCYADVDSHDHLFFECKFSEQVWKSVRDKTDMFDVDPKWVSIIGWLMTRIRSKKASFYVARLLVGATAYTIWQERNARLFKNQTRPPEAICEVILKTVRYKLMGVKFKPCANVKSLLGKWGIEDAAVIDDGG, encoded by the exons ATGGATTCCCGTAAGAAGTCTGATGTTCAGCCTGATCGTGGTAAGCCTCCGCTAGCTGCTAAGAGTGGTGGTAGTCGTGGAGGTATTGATGGCAATCCGAAGCTTGCACGTAGAGGAGTGTTTAAACCGAATGCTGGAAATAAACCGATCAATGTCatagatgaacttgaaaagatttCTGTTCCGGTTCCTGTTGACGTTAATGTCAAGGAATCTTCACCGGACAGGGAGGGTTTCTTTGAGACGATACAAGATGGTGAAAACTTTCAGGAGTTTTTAAATCAAGAATCGGAGGCTGGTGGAAGTATTCCATCTATCTTTCCAGCCGCAGAGCTAGTGAGCGGTATTGAAGAGTTGTCAAGTTCAAACTTGAAACCGTTATCTTATGCAGAATCAGTTCTGAAACAAGAGAAAAAGGTGAACTTTCGTGCTCTAGCTTGTACAACTCAACATGAGGGATGTGATGTTGTGCTCCCAAAGGAATCTGTTCGAGTGGTCCAACAAAAGTTGTCTAATACGTTGTATGGGTATTTTCTGGGTGATCGGGTAGCATACCCGGTCGTTGAATATTATGTCAAAAACAATTGGAAAAGGTTTGGGATTCAGAAAACGATGATGAACGCTAACGGTTTCTTCTTTTTTAAGTTTTCGGATCAGAAAGGTATGCGGGATGCTCTTGCTTCAGGCCCTTGGATTATTCGGTCACAACCTATGTTTCTTCATGAATGGACGCCTAATGTCAAACTTGAGAAAAAAGAGGTAAAGAAAGTCCAAGTCTGGGTTAAAATACATGAAGTTCCCATTGCTGCCTATACGGAGGATGGTCTTAGCATGATAGCTACGGCTATTGGTGAACCTAAACTGCTTGATTCTTACACATCTTCAATGTGTATGGAATCATGGGGAAGGAGTAGCTACGCTAGAGCATTGATAGAAATATCCGCGGATAAGGAATTTAAAGAGGAAATTACTTTGGCTATTCCAGAGATGGAAGGAGATTCTTTTACGAAGGAAACTATGTATGTGGAATATGAATGGAGCCCGCTTAGATGTTCCTCTTGTTGCGTTTTTGGGCATGATAATGGGTCGTGTCCAAAGATGCCAAGGAAAAAGGCTGATCATGGTAAGCAAGACCGTATGCCACCGAATCAAGGAAGTCGAAAAGGGAAAGAAATTCCGAAAGTTGATGATGACGGGTATATGGACGTGCCAAATAAGAAAACGGCTAGGAAAGGAGGTTTTCCGGTTAACAAGCAAAAGCCAAAGTTTGAATATCGTCCCGTCATTACGAAACGTAAAGATGAGTCGAACGGCCAGGTGACGTCTTCTAGTTTTCTTTCTTCTAATCCGTTTGCGGTTCTGAATGAGAGACATGTAGAAAGAGGCCAGAGCAGTAAAAGTGGGATTGGTGATCAAGAGGAATCGGATGATGAAGAGGTTGTTGAAGTTTACAATGAAACAGATGACTTTTTAATGGAAGGGACTCAAAATGttaaaggggcaagcactccttctgTTGGGGTTTCCAATG AATCTCATGTTGATGTTGGTAATCTTGCTAAAGTTTGTAAGTCGGTTTTTAATCGTTGGGATTGGACTTCGAATGGTAGCTGTTGTGATAAAGGGACGAGAATAATTGCCGGGTGGAATTCGGACATGTTTGATGTCTTCGTGATAGCCCAAACTGATCAAATTATGCATTTTCAGCTTATATTTAAGCTGGATAAAAAGGTGTTATTTTGTTCGGTTGTATATGCTGCGAACTATTATGTAAAACGTAGAGAGGTATGGCATCAATTATCGTTACATAAAGCTCTAATAGGCGATAAGCCTTGGATAATCATGGGTGATTTTAACTCGGCTCTTAACTTAGAAGATCATTCTATGGGTTCATCTTCTATTTCGATTGGTATGCGAGATTTTCAAGAATGTGTTACGGAGATTGAGGTTTTTGATATCAATAAATCGGGCTGTCATTTTACGTGGACTCAGAAGCCTAAAAATGGTGTAGGTGTGCTAAAGAAAATTGATAGAGTTATGGGCAATAACTCGTTTGTGTCTGAATTTCCGAATTCGGTTGCTTTGTTTCATCCATATAGACTTTCTGATCATTGCCCGTGTCTGGTTAGCATTCCTACCTCTGGAAAACCGAAACCTAGATCGTTCAAATTTGCTAATTTCTTAGTCTTTAAACCGGGTTTCCAGGAATGTGTTAAGAATGCTTGGGATACCCATGTTGATGGGGTTTTTCAGTTTCAAGTGGTAAAGAAACTCAGGTTATTAAAATCGCCTCTTCGGAGTTTATTATTTAAACAAGGGAATTTGCATAAGAAAGTTGAATCTATTCGTAGGGACTTGGACTCGATTCAGATGGATATTGATAAAAATCCGATGAGTGCGGATCTTCGGCTCAAGGAAGCGAAAGTATCAGCTGATCTCCAGGTTGCTTGTTTAGATGAGGAACGGTTTTTGAAACAGAAATCTAAGGTGGAATGGTTGAATGCAGGCGACGCGAATACAAAGTTCTTCCATGCTTCGTTGAAGACTAGAAACCACATGACCCGAATTGATGCTATTTCTAACTCTCAAGGAGTCTTATTTCAGGGTGAGGATGTCCCGAAGGTTTTAGTTCATCATTATGAGAATTTTCTTGGTCGGAAAGAGAATATGAGTTTGCAACCTACTCAGGATCTTTTTGATAAAAGGCTTCGTAGTGACGATTCTAATCATATGGTTCGACCGATTACTAACGAAGAGGTAAAAATGGCGATGTTCTCCATTGGAAATGATAAAGCGCCGGGCCCGGATGGTTATACGGCAGCGTTTTATAAGCATGCATGGCAGATTATTGGCCCGGATGTGTCGAAGGCAATCATGGATTTTTTCAGCTATGGTAAACTTCTTAGAGAGCTTAATAACACATTAATTGTTCTTATTCCGAAGAAGCCTACTCCGTCGTCTGTCACGGATTATCGTCCTATTGCTTGCTGTAACGTTCTTTACAAATGCATTAGTAAAATCATTGCGGACCGTCTAAAGAATTATCTTAATCAGGTTGTGAGCATTAACCAATCCGCGTTTGTGCCAGGAAGGAAAATTTCAGATAATATTTTGCTAACGCAGGAAttgatgcataattatcatagGAACATTGGTCCTCCTAGATGTGCTTTTAAAGTCGACATACAGAAAGCGTATGATACTGTTGACTGGAGATTTCTCAAGCATGTTCTTATTGGTTTTGGTTTTCATTCGAAGATGATTGATTGGATTATGATATGTGTTTCCACTCCCACCTATTCGATTTGTGTTAATGGGGAAACTCATGGTTATTTCAAGGGGAAGCGAGGGTTAAGACAGGGTGACCCGTTATCCCCTTACCTCTTCACTCTTGTTATGGAAATTCTGACTCGCATCTTGAATCGGGCTGCTCAATTGGATTCTTCGTTTAGATTCCATAATAAATGtgaaaagcagaaaataataaatctaTGTTTTGCGGACGATTTATTTTTATTTGCTCGTGGTGATATTCGGTCGGCTAAATGCATTGTGGAATCTCTCACGCGGTTTTCTAGCATGTCAGGTTTGCTCCCTAATACTCAGAAAAGTACAGCGTTCTTTTGTAATGTTTCTTCACATGTGAAAGATGCTATTTTGGAGGTCCTGCCGTTTGAGGAGGGTTTGTTGCCTGTTAAATATTTAGGGGTTCCCCTTATTTCTTCAAGCCTTCGAATTAAAGATTGTAGGGTGCTCCTTGAAAGATTGGATCAAAGAATTATGAACTGGAAAAACAAGATGTTATCTTTTGCGGGTAGACTACAGTTAATCCTTTCGGTCTTGTCGTCTATGCACATATACTGGGCTTCGGCTTTTATCTTACCTGCTCGGGTTGTTAACGAAATAGAGGCGAAGATGAGAAATTTCTTATGGGCTCAAGAGGGTTCTTTTCATAGAGGGAAAGCGAAAGTTTCATGGAAAGCTATATGCGTTCCTAAATATGAAGGAGGTCTCGGGATCCGTCGGCTTGGGGATGCTAATAAAGCCCTCATGGTCTCTCATATCTGGAGTATTCTTATTAAGCGAGACTCTTTGTGGGTGCAATGGATATATTCTTATCGTCTTAGAAACCGGTGTCTTTGGAATTGCAAGGATACGTCCTCATGTAGCTGGACCTGGAGAAAGATTCTCCAATTGCGTTCGTTGGTTAAGGATCATATATGGTCCTCGTTAGGTGCTGGCACCTCCATTTCAGCCTGGTATGACTCGTGGTGTCACCTCGGGCCTCTATCAGCTTTTCTTTCGCCTAGAGTTATTTCTAATGCAGGTTTTCGTCTGGATGCTATGGTTGCGGATATTTTTAGAGATAACTCTTGGGCATGGCCGTCTAGTTGGAGGGATTTGTTTCCGGCTATTAATCAGCTTGACCATATTAGGCCGGATCAAAACAAACAAGACCGTTTGCTATGGAAGAATGGAGACAAAATGACAGATTATTCGTCGGCTACGGTTTGGGATACTATTCGGTTTAGGGAGCAGGAAATCACTTGGACTTCTATTGTTTGGTTTCCGCAATGTATCCCTAGGCATGCTTTCTTGGTGTGGCTTATAATGCGTCGGAAGCTTTTGACTCAAGATAAGATTCTAAAGTGGGACTTTTCTAGGAGAAAgaacatgaatatgatgtgctgTCTTTTATGCTATGCTGATGTCGACTCTCATGACCATCTTTTCTTTGAATGTAAGTTCTCAGAGCAAGTGTGGAAGTCGGTTCGTGACAAGACAGATATGTTTGATGTGGACCCTAAATGGGTTTCGATTATCGGCTGGTTGATGACAAGAATCCGCTCGAAGAAGGCTTCTTTTTATGTGGCTCGGCTGCTTGTAGGTGCAACTGCATACACTATTTGGCAAGAACGTAACGCTAGGCTTTTTAAAAATCAAACTCGCCCACCGGAAGCAATCTGCGAAGTAATCTTAAAGACTGTTCGATATAAGCTGATGGGCGTGAAGTTCAAACCGTGTGCAAATGTAAAGTCTTTGCTTGGGAAATGGGGGATCGAGGATGCTGCTGTGATCGATGATGGAGGCTGA